One Amphiura filiformis unplaced genomic scaffold, Afil_fr2py scaffold_164, whole genome shotgun sequence genomic window carries:
- the LOC140145178 gene encoding LOW QUALITY PROTEIN: uncharacterized protein (The sequence of the model RefSeq protein was modified relative to this genomic sequence to represent the inferred CDS: inserted 2 bases in 2 codons) produces the protein MTSTSPCEWVYLMPHVCKYCGQRFYNDALRYLSHKRHHEMGIRPYWYDYKSKSRYITSIMPMVKNEKEGFTISKLKTRCKTQLHDRQCKNIDRPRNYNKDSNSSVASKESSTGKKTFMCTFCNKSFTLLGHLKRHERIHKEKPFRCTFCNKGFTMSGNLKKHERIRTGEKPFRCTFCKKGFTQSGHLKRHERIHTGEKPFRCTICNKGFTRSGHLKRHERIHTEENPFRCKFCNKGFTQSGHLKNHERIHTGEKPFRCTICSKCFTTSGSLKKHERIHTGENXFKCTVCNKGFTQSGHLKSHERIHTRENPFRCTICNKGFTQSGDLKRHERTHTGEKPXRCITCNKGFTTSGSLKKHERIHTGEKPFRCAFCNKGFTQSGQLKSHERIHTEEKPFRCTFCYKGFAQSGHLKNHERIHTGEKPFSCTFCYKGFTRSCHLKRHERIHTKHAKEKQVN, from the exons ATGACAAGTACAAGCCCGTGTGAGTGGGTCTACCTAATGCCACATGTGTGCAAGTATTGCGGGCAGAGATTTTACAACGATGCGTTACGATATTTGTCTCATAAAAGACACCATGAAATGGGAATTCGTCCTTACTGGTATGACTACAAGAGCAAATCGAGATATATTACGTCCATCATGCCCATGGTTAAGAATGAAAAGGAAGGTTTCACTATTTCTAAACTCAAGACGAGATGCAAAACACAGCTACACGATAGGCAGTGTAAAAATATTGATCGACCAAGGAATTACAACAAAGATTCAAACTCTTCTGTCGCATCAAAGGAATCATCCACTGGAAAGAAAACTTTTATGTGCACATTTTGCAATAAAAGCTTTACTTTGTTAGGTCACTTGAAGCGGCATGAACGTATACACAAGGAGAAGCCTTTTAGATGTACATtttgcaacaagggctttacaatGTCTGGCAATTTAAAGAAACATGAACGTATTCGTACTGGAGAGAAACCATttagatgtacattttgtaaaaaaggcttcacacagtcaggtCACTTGAAGAggcatgaacgtattcatactggagagaagccttttagatgtacaatttgcaacaaaggcttcacaaggTCAGGTCACTTGAAGAGACATGAACGAATACATACTGAAGAGAATCCTTTTAGgtgtaaattttgtaacaaaggcttcacacagtcaggtCACTTGAAGAACCATGAACGAatacatactggagagaagccttttagATGTACAATTTGCAGCAAATGCTTCACAACGTCAGGAAgtttgaagaaacatgaacgtaTACACACTGGAGAGA CCTTTAAATGTAcagtttgtaacaaaggcttcacacagtcaggtCACTTGAAGAGCCATGAACGAATACATACTAGAGAGAATCCTTTTAGGTGTAcaatttgtaacaaaggcttcacacagtcaggtgacttgaagagacatgaacgaacacatactggagagaagc ttAGATGTATAActtgcaacaaaggcttcacaacgtcaggaagtttgaagaaacatgaacgtatacatactggagagaagccttttaggtgtgcattttgtaacaaaggcttcacacagtcaggtCAATTGAAGAGCCATGAACGAATACATACTGAAGAGAAGCCTTTTAGGTGTACATTTTGTTACAAAGGCTTCGCCCAGTCAGGTCACTTGAAGAATCATGAACGAatacatactggagagaagccttttagTTGTACATTTTGTTACAAGGGTTTCACAAGGTCATGTCACTTGAAGAGACATGAACGAATacatactaaacatgctaaagagaAGCAAGTCAATTGA